CTTTAAGAAATAGCAAGCATCTGTTATTTATCATCACAATTATgattaaaaagtaaataaagtGTAAAAACAAAAGTGCAAACCTGgaaatttttgttgaaaattttgacCCTTGACGTGCTTTCTCTGACAGCATACTCTCCATCAGAAGACCAAACAAATTCGAGAGCTGAACCAAAAGACCCATTTCTCCATGCCAATGCAGTGTATATAATATACTCACCATCTCCACATACAACAACAAATCTCCCATTTGGGTTGTGCTTTAAGTTCTGAGAAAAATTAATCAACAATCAGCCATCACTCAAAACAGAATCAGAATAGATGAACAGTAGTAAGGAATATGAAAAGAAAGCTCACttcttttaatataaattgtACAACACAAAAATAGCTTCAACATATTTATATTATACAATTATATCCGTATAGATTAAGTTGTTCAATCgctcaatttcaatttctaacATTACATAATAAAATCAAGCTTTCTGCATAGAAACACAACAAAATTGCCGGTAGGTTTAGGAAAAATGTGGAAAATACTGCATAATAAATCAGGATTAACATGCCAATATGCTCATTTACAAAATCCCACAAAGAAAGGGTTGTATGATGGGAATTGGGAAAGAGCAGAAACCCTTCAAAAATACAGGAAGCAGAGCAATAAAATAGAACATCATGTGAGGAAGAAGGATATTAACTCACTTGTGGGTTGAGATCACAAGTGCCCAACTCAATAACAGCCAAGGGTAACCTTTCTCCATCATCAACCTAAGAAGCATAGTATTTGCATGTGtcaataaaatcaaatatttacAGATTGTAgcattttacaaaaataagagtggaaattGATCCCATACCTCCACATCTGCTCCTACACTTTTTATATCGACAGTTTGAATTTCATGGTGCTTAGCCCAAATAATTTTTCCACTGTTGTCCATGCTAGCCACGGGTACTTCTCGACCAAGTTTAACCATAATAGTCCCTTCATCATAGCCAATCACAATGCTGCAGAGGAAGACAATTTGGTAATTTAGGTCAAGAAGCAAGAGAAAGATAACATAGCAATACTTGTTATTCAGACAACAGCCACATGCCAATATTCAAATGTGTAAAAAATGACACTCAACTAATTGCTCAAACCCTTCAAAGAAGGCGGAAAGAAAAAACACTCACCGACGTGATCCTTTCATATATCCAATGGCCCAAACCCTTTCAAGACCATAGTTCAATGTGTTCTCAAGCCTGCAAAAGATTTAAGAAGCCCAAAACATTGAATTGAGGAATTAGTGACTTAGTGTATGTCCTAGTTTCAAATATACTTCTAATTAACTTcattaaaatcttaaaatgtGAAACATGTAATAAATTAGAGAAAGAGATGCAGAGCAGGAATAACGATGTACAATCTCTCAGTCTCGATCACCATCTACAACTTAAATCACCTCATGCAAAGTGAAAAAAGAATGTGAAGAAGTAACAAGTCAACCATAATTGCATAGTTTATAAGGCCCCATTATGCAAGACCAATATTCAGCCACTGCCAAATTATTCAAGTCCCCATAAGATAGTTATGACAATGGAGAAAAATCAGCCGGAGGAATATGCCAGATAAAACGAGCATAAAGATAAAGCTCACAGGTTACCTATAAGTGGTAGAGTGCCATATTCGTACTGTACCATCCTCAGAACCAGTAATTATTATAGGAAGCTCTGGATGAAAGCACACAGTGGAAACATTGTGCGTGTGACCTTCAAGGGTCTGGACACAACCTTTGGTCTGATAATCCCATACCTATTTCATAGGTTGTATCCAATTTAGTCTtattcatatatatacacaattaCACATATGGGCAAATAAATCAATGGAGCAACAAGAACAAGAATTGAAAGATAACCTTGGCAGTGTGATCATCAGAGCCAGTGATCAGATAAGGTTTGTCACCACCTGTAAAGTAATCAACACAATTCACACCTTTCTGATGGGCATCCAATGTAAAATTAGGATCAGGGGAGCCAAGATTCCATATCTGGTAAGACGAGATAACAGGAACATCAATGCAGGAgtaggaggaagaagaagagcacAAAATAGCTGGAGACAAGAGAACATGTATACCTTTATGGTGCGATCAAGAGATGCACTAGCAAAGGTGTTTGTGTCTTTAGGATTAAATGTTACTTGCATGACATAATGAGAATGTCCCTCAAATATCTGGGTACAAACCCAGCCTTTTTCCCAATCCCAAAGCTTAATAAGCATATCGTTAGATGATGACAGCACATAAGGAAGTGTAGGATGAACAGCCACACACCGGATGTAATCTGTATGTGCCTCAAATACTTTGACTTTATCCATTGTGTTGTAATTATATACACGAATAAACATATCATCTGCTCCAGCAACAACCCACTGTTTGCGTGCAATAAACTTGGCTGACCTAACTGCAAAATCATATTGTATAAGagctccaaagtggcttctaagTAATAAATTGACTTAGAAAAGCACGCTTCCAGGAAAATGCATCATATATAAAATGTTCACTTACCTGGCAACTCAGTAACCTCAAAAGTTTTGGCCATAGTCTGAAATAGCATAAAAGAAATGAGGGTAAATTACACAAGCATTTCTGCAGAAGTTATAATGACCCATCAAATGCAGAAGGCTTGTAaagaatttaaatataaaactgGAGATTTGAAAGCTACAATCTATTAATGCAAATTAACGAATACCACAGAACACACCaaagtatataaaattataaatgacCGCTGTGACCACAGCCGCATGATAAAAGACATGTTTAAGAAGGAATAAATGAACTGACAATATAAATAAACTGCAAAAACACAAATTGTgtgtaaaattctaaaaaccTGTGAGATTCTTACTAGAAATATAACAATGTGTCAAATAGATAACTGGCAAACAAATAGAGAAATCCAGAAAattaacaaagaaaacaaacacAACTTTTAAACTAAAACTACTCTTCTCAATATACAGGTTCCAGGTTATGGTTAAATAAAAGAGGTTGTTATCCTTTCTATGGCATTTTGCTTTCTGGGCAATAAAAAATAGCATACCTGAGATTGGAAGTTCGAGATACAGACAGTTCCAGAGTATAAACTTGCAAGAATCCTACATTGACAAGGTAACATTACGCAATTTgtcaaaacatataattatGAAGTATGAACTGTTTACAATCTAACCAATTGCCACAGTAATTAAATAATGCCAAAGTAGCCTCATATAGCAAACATGAAAATCACTATTGGTGACTCAAACTATTGTAGATAGCAGGTGGACTTGAGCATTATCTAAGGTTGGGAGAAAACATCCAGATATTCCTCGTTATAAAATGAACTTCATATCATACACTATTTCAGAACCACGCCAACTTAGCCTGGGATGAGGCATTACCATGGTTCTGTCGGATGTAGATCCACAGATTCTACTCTTTCTGATCTTTGCGCAAGCTTCCTCTGATCGAATATTAGGAAAACATGTTAGATTGAGCAGCTAGAAAGGTAAATATCCACACTGAGCTTGGACTCCGAGAAATATAATCTCACTTAGGAGCTAATCAGAATTTCTCGTGAGCCAAACACGAAATAAACATCGAATCAGAATAACCAACGAAACATTACCTTGATTTCGAGTCTGAGAGGCTGCAAATGCAAGCAACAAgcaacaaataaacaaaaacgAGTCAATGCACAATTCCACGAAGATCCCATCGAAAATGAAACATAAGAATTAAGTAAGAAAAATTCAGAGCCTCGCATTTTAAGTTAAAGACAGAAAAGCGTTTGAAATTCGTAAGAGCGAACGACAACATTGAGTAAAACATGAAATCAAAGAGTATTCGGTCCAGATCTAAGGTTGCTAGGAATGTTGAGGCTTTTGCGAGAGAACAGATCAAAGAGGAAGCTCACCATTTTTGCAGATTGGAGAGTGAACTAGCGTCGATCCAGATCCCTCGCCGGATACATCAGAATGATAAGCTGAGCCATctaagattgaaattataattttaaattaatttattaaaataaatttaaattataataatttaattaataaataaataatataatgtgcattgtttatttttttaatatggtATTAAGTTTATTAACTTAAATGTAGttgttaaatatataaaaattatatttaaattataaattctttaaataaaattattcggtttaaatatttaaattatgatttcaattataaaggtttaattattttgttaatttttgtagttttgcgaaatttttaattaagtttttatatttttttttaatgaaatttttacactaattttttattttagttaagtTCCTGCCATAATCAAACAGTTAGATTTAACATAATATTCTgttcttaaattaaaaattctttaacttttttgattttctttcaCTCTTATTTTCTGAAGGAAAAGTATACGTTACCAAGAAAGAGTCTGCCAACTATTACCAACACGTGATAAATTAGGATTAAACTATGATTAACTTAGATGTGGCTTTATTTAGTAGATGAACTTCATGTCCAGCCCAACTCAAGTTGGCAGATTTTGGCAGATAAAAAATTGGTAACGTAGCACTACTGTTTTCTGAAATATCAAAATAACCCTCCCACTCCCAAGGTTAGCATCCCCCAAGTGACCTTTGGTCCTGCCATGGCAAAACTAGCGGAGCATTTCTTTGAACGAGGAAGCTCATCTacggcggcggcggcggcgcCAGCCACCTCGGTCTTGTCGGCTTCTTTGGCGTCCAAAGACTCCGGCGAGGCCATGACCACCTCTTCACTGGCGTCGAAGTCATTGTGCGTTGAAACTCCAACGGGACGCGACGTTTTCACGATGAGAGAGATTGGTGTCAAGAGCACCGTCGGAATCTCTAGGAAGGCGGTGAAACCGCTGGTGAAGTCTGGCCGCAGTCATCGGATTCCATTCCCCACCAGAAGCTTTGAATTCATTTTCTCAGGTGAGGGCTCGCTGGAGAGGTCGCCGTTTCCGGCGGAGTTCGCCGCGGAGGTCAGCCGCACGCTAAAACCAAAAGGGTTCGCGGTGTTCCATTTGGTAAACCCTAATGACACTTACAGCTTCAATTCGttccttgatttgtttgattcttgcTTCGTATTAGGGAAATCGCGTTATATCAAAGGGTTTGATTCTTCAATGCCTCAAATACGGGAAATTGTTTTGAAGAAAGAGTGTGATGATGTTGATGCTGTTCATAAATTAGTAAAAGTTGATTATTTTGGGGGTGGTGAAGATGATTCAAGTGACAAGTGTTCTGTTCTAGAGTATAAGCATGATTTAGTTAAAAATGCTGAGCCTTTGAAGAGGAATTTGAAGAAAACATATGATCAATGCTTGCAGCTCTTTAATTCTCTCAAACAAAGTGGAGTTCTTGTTCATCAATAGTGGTAATTACCTGATAGAAAAACCATATATTTTTTCTGTAACATTCTTGTCTTTCCTTTAACCTGTTTACAATTTTCATCTTCAGAGTTGATTTTACTTTAAAATCCCAGCCAATCGAGATGATTGTGTTCCAAATTTATTCCCATATAACAATTTCAATTGAAACTGAATTAATTTCCTTAAGTCATCGAAACTTTGTTGGATAAATCTCCTTTACCCCGTATAGATACATATAGATATAAATAGTTGGATATTGTAATCTTAGTTTTATCTCATAAGAGAATTTGATTCTTCTTTGTTAGTACTAAAAATTTCACTTCTTTGTTAACTCTTGACACTATAAGTCAATgtacattaaaaatattaaccaTGCTGTTGAACCCAGATATTTTCATTTCAGTAATCTGGAGACAAACATGATGAATGGCTATCCaagatttcttttatttatcaTTCTGGGTTTGTAGTTTTGTACCAAGTTAATTAATTTCTTGATCCTTATATTGTTCATGATTTAAAGGTtcaatttgtatataaataagtAAAAAGAATGATAGTGACAAAGTAAAAGAGATTATAGgaatatttttcatgttttagaaTCATTGAATaggaatattttttattgaatatttataatttcaccaaattttcaattaagttcctatatttttttcttttcaactaGGTCCTTAAGGGTATAAAAGTAATTTCATAATtgactaatatttttttgacGTTTAACGTTAATagggactaaattgaaaaaaaaattaatgtataaaagactcaattaaaaggaaaaaaagtatagggacctaattgaaaattttgcgaaactacagggaccaacagaataattaaacctaaatctCTTAACTTAAATGTAgctattaaatatataaaaattatgtttaaattataaattctttaaataaaattatccggtttaaaatatttaaattatgatttcaattataaattacaattatgatttaaaaaattttttctgatatgatattatatttttttcgccacttcaCTATTAATATACTAATATTACAAGTCTAAATTACAGTATCTTACTAAATcttgattgaaaaaaatataattacgTGTTTCTAtcattcaatttatttattacaCCATGTACTAACATTAatggtattttttaaaaaaatatattgataaaaatagatataatatgattataaataaaatatataaataaatgctAAATCAATATGCTTATTACCAATGCTTTTgttaaattttgtaaattagAGAATAATTATGTATTCGGTTGTTTGGTGATCACATAGATAATCAAGTAATTAGATTATAAATTGATCCCACAGCGTTCGTCTTATTTTTTCCTCATTTTTTAATGAAAGcgagaattaaaataaataagtagtaatacataaaaaaaattttgtaccACAACACATAATTATTAccaaaagatattttttatattaaaatattaaaattttacatatTATAAATTATGAAGATCAATCACAATGTATTAGTCATTTCTCTCTATTTTTGACCATGatataaatttttcttttccagTCAAGAGTCTAATAACATCTAATTGAACAAACAAATTGAATTAAAAGtatcaaataataatataaaaaattataactttgTATGtgtataaaataaagaaaatttactcatttattttatgttaaacGATAAAACTAACAGTAGTATATTAATAAAAGGATATAcctttaaaaaaatcataatacaatttcaaatatttttataaatatactgttaaaatttttgttttcaatataATGATGCTATTATACAATTTCTTGAcgaaacttaaaattaaaaggaaaacaGTTTTGTGTGGGTTAATATAAATTAACTACGTACCAAATAAGTAAAATTGTTCATTTGTTTGTTTCAGTATATCAGCATGGGTAAACGAATTAAAATGATTATCCGGAATTTTACAATCATCGGCCATATGTACTATACATGACTCATTCTAAAAAGATATTTTGCACGTGTGTTTAGTCCGAAGATATATTCCACTTGATTCCTCAATCtcaaaatttgagaaaaaataGATCTTCCTTTCTACCAATTCATTTACAAAcatttttatcaaataattcTTGATTGAATAATGAATTTTATCGTACtgcaaaataaattaaatataaaagctaTTAGCATCTACagagtaattaaaaaaaattgtctttGACATGTAGAATAGTGTACTTAGtataaaattaacttaaaatacGAATTACAAAGatttata
The Arachis stenosperma cultivar V10309 chromosome 7, arast.V10309.gnm1.PFL2, whole genome shotgun sequence genome window above contains:
- the LOC130940878 gene encoding coatomer subunit beta'-2-like isoform X1 produces the protein MPLRLEIKRKLAQRSERVESVDLHPTEPWILASLYSGTVCISNFQSQTMAKTFEVTELPVRSAKFIARKQWVVAGADDMFIRVYNYNTMDKVKVFEAHTDYIRCVAVHPTLPYVLSSSNDMLIKLWDWEKGWVCTQIFEGHSHYVMQVTFNPKDTNTFASASLDRTIKIWNLGSPDPNFTLDAHQKGVNCVDYFTGGDKPYLITGSDDHTAKVWDYQTKGCVQTLEGHTHNVSTVCFHPELPIIITGSEDGTVRIWHSTTYRLENTLNYGLERVWAIGYMKGSRRIVIGYDEGTIMVKLGREVPVASMDNSGKIIWAKHHEIQTVDIKSVGADVEVDDGERLPLAVIELGTCDLNPQNLKHNPNGRFVVVCGDGEYIIYTALAWRNGSFGSALEFVWSSDGEYAVRESTSRVKIFNKNFQLESKYG
- the LOC130940878 gene encoding coatomer subunit beta'-2-like isoform X2, with amino-acid sequence MPLRLEIKRKLAQRSERVESVDLHPTEPWILASLYSGTVCISNFQSQTMAKTFEVTELPVRSAKFIARKQWVVAGADDMFIRVYNYNTMDKVKVFEAHTDYIRCVAVHPTLPYVLSSSNDMLIKLWDWEKGWVCTQIFEGHSHYVMQVTFNPKDTNTFASASLDRTIKIWNLGSPDPNFTLDAHQKGVNCVDYFTGGDKPYLITGSDDHTAKVWDYQTKGCVQTLEGHTHNVSTVCFHPELPIIITGSEDGTVRIWHSTTYRLENTLNYGLERVWAIGYMKGSRRIVIGYDEGTIMVKLGREVPVASMDNSGKIIWAKHHEIQTVDIKSVGADVEVDDGERLPLAVIELGTCDLNPQNLKHNPNGRFVVVCGDGEYIIYTALAWRNGSFGSALEFVWSSDGEYAVRESTSRVKIFNKNFQLTSA